The DNA region TCTATATATATAAAgcctattaagagtaagataaaagtttaaaatattaaaattagacctaaaaaaaatatttacactaaaatagaatagaatttgggtgtggtcaaaaattaggtgttcacattcacggaagcaatgttttTTGACCTCCCCTTTCGatcctgcctgtccaaaatagccaccggctcctcaacataagataaatccttgtccaactggactgagctgaaattcaacacatgggatggatcgtcgtgatacttccggagcatagaaacatggaatactgggaggcaaggcaagctcataagcaacctctccaacacgtcgcaacacctcaaatgggccgataaactttgggctcagcttgcccttctttccgaaccttagaacacccttcatgggtgacactcgGAGCAggacctgctctccaaccatgaatgcaacatcgcgaaccttccgatccgcataactcttctgtctggactaggctgtgcgaagtcgatcctgaatcaatttaactttctccaaggcatcctgaaccaagtctgtacccaatagcctagcctcacccgactcaaaccaacccactggagaccggcaccgcctcccatataaggcctcatacggtgccatctgaatgctcgactgataactgttattgtaagaaaactccgcaagtggcaagaattggtcccaaacaaccccaaaatctatcacacaagcacggagcatatcctccaatatctgaatagtgcgctcggattctccgtccgtctgagggtgaaatgttgtgctcaactcaactcgagtacccaactcctgttgtacagctctccagaaccatgatgtaaactgcgtaccccggtcagagatgatagataccggtacgccatgaagcctgacaatctcgcggatataaatttgagccaattgctcggaagaataggtagtcatcacaggaatgaaatgagctgacttggtcagcctatccacaatcacccaaactacatcaaacttttgCTAAGTCTGTGGAAGCCTaacaacgaaatctatagtgatccactcccatttccacaccggaatctctaacttctgaagcaatccacctggctgTTGATGTTCATATTTtacctactggcaatttagacaccgagatacatattCTACTATGTCCTTATTCATtttcctccaccagtaatgctgcctcaagtactgatacatcttcgcgggacccagatgaatagagtaccgcgaactgtgagcctcctggagaatcaactcatgcaaaccatctacattgggcacacatagcctgccctgcatcctcaatgcaccatcatccccaatggtgacctctttagcatcactgtgctggactgtgtccttaaggacaagcagatgggggtcatcatactgacgctccctgatatgatcataaagagaagctcgagagaccacacaagccaatactcgactcggctcagaaatatccaatctcacaaactggatggctaaggcctgaacatccaatgccatgggcctctctactggtggtagatatgctaagctccccaaactctccgcccaacgactcaaagcatcggctaccacattggccttcccaagatggtacaaaatggtgatatcataatccttaagcacctccaaccacctccgctgatgcaagttaagatccttctgtttaaacagatattgcaaactccggtgatcgatGTAGATCTcataagggacaccgtacaaatagtgccgccaaatcttcaaggcatggacaatagctgctaactcaaggtcatggacatgatagttcttttcatgcactttcagctgtctggacgcgtatgcaatcaccgtacggtcctgcatcaacattGCGCCGAGACCAATTCGTGACGGATCACAATTTactatataagaccccgaacctgtaggtaataccaatactggggctgtagtcaaagctgtcttgagcttctgaaagctctccccacactcctctgtccacctgaacggatcacccttctgggtcagcctggtcataggtgctacaatagatgagaagccctctataaatcgacggtaataccccgcaaaaccaagaaaacttcggatctccgtagctcaggacggtctgggccaactctgcactggtTCAACctttttcggatccaccttgatcccatcactcgatactacatgacccaaaaattccactaagtctagccaaaactcatactttgaaaattttgcatataacctcttttctCCCAAGGTCTGAAGCAAAGtcatcaggtgctgctcatgatcctcccgagtccgggagtacaccaaaatgtcgtcaataaacacaacgacgaatgagtcaagatagggtcggaacacactgtgcatcaagtgcataaattctgctgggcattggttagcccaaatgacatcacaagaaactcgtagtgaccataccgagtcctgaaagtagtcttaggatatgtggctcccgaatcttcaactgatgatagcctgaacgtaagttaatcttggaaaacactctgacATCCTATAAcagatcaaataagtcatcaatatgaggcaatggatacttgttcttcattgtaactttgttcagctagcaataatcaatgcacatacgcatagaaccatcatttttctttacaaacaagacatgagcaccccaaggtgacacaccgggccgaatgaagcccttatcaagcaactcctgtaactactccttcaactccttcaactcaggaggagccatacgatatggaggaatagagatgggctgagtgcccggcaacaaatcaacgccaaagtcaatatctctatcggatAGCATGCCCGGtagatcagctggaaatacatctggaaaatccctcactactaggactgactcaactgtaggggtatcgaTACTGACTTCTcccacataagctagatacgcgtcacaccccttctcaactattcgttgagctttaagaaatgaaataactctgttgggagtatactttaaagtacctctccactctaatcacggtaatcctagcatagccagcatcacggtcttagcgtgacaatcaagaatagcataatggggcgacaaccagtccataatCAAGATAACAttaaagtctaccatactgagcaatagtaaatcggctatggtctcaaaaccactaagagcaaccaaacacgactgatacacgcggtccataacaagagaatctcccataggagtagacacataaatatggaaactcaaagaatcccgagataagCCCAAGTACgtggcaaaataagaggacacataggaataagtagagcctggatcaaataagaccgacgcatctctatgacagaccggaacaatacctgtaatgacaaagtCGGAAgtaactgcctctgtacgagcaggaagagcataatatctggcctggcctccccctctagggagacctctacctccccgatctccacctcgagctggctgagtaggtggggcggtagttggtgctgtaatcacagcctgaggacccggtggagcacgcagtgtctgaaaagtctgtggaggtgcacccttcctaagtctggggcaatccctaccatatggcgagtgtcgccaaactcaaaacaagctctcagagggcgtggctgttgtgactggatcgggccaggtctgctggactgaccgctaagAGCACCTCGTACAGGAGGTGcgctagatactggcggtgcttaataaggctcctggggcctagaagggaccggaataccactggcggctggaagagctgaatgaatggggcgactcccatagcccctaccatggAGAACTGCAggtggggcacgagtaccactataagtgctaGACTCTCgaaacctcttggcctccctcccCTCTCTCTCCCGAGCAAGCATACCCTCAAATCTCCTagaaatactcacaacctgctgttaagaaatatccatctccaactcccgagccatgctaagCATAATACTGggatggagtccctcaataaactgacgaaccctctctcgaactgtggcaaccaaggctggtgcatgtcgggccaaatcactgaagcgaactgcatactctgatacagtcatagcaccctggcgtaaCTGCTCATACTccgcgcgccatgcgtccctgaggctctgagggacatactctctcaaaaacatgtccgagaactgagtccatgtaagtgaagctgcctcaggcggactactcaactcataagcacgccaccactgataggatgctcctctaagctggaatgtagtaaaagaaaccccactcgactccgctaCGCCTATAATACGAAGAATACGGTGACAATCCTCCaaaaaaccttgggcatcctctgacgccaatccactgaaggtgggagggtggtacttcttgtacctctcaagttttAGCTGCTCCGCTTCAGAAAATGCTGCCCTAatctcgggctgagctggagctaccggctgcatcggTAAAATCTCTGAAACTTGGTCGACCTGAGCCCGTTGCTCTAGAGTACcggcgatgggagtctgtgctcctccccggcctgagatgtggcaggagcaagtggaatcaatccagcctgagctaaagtgatgaacatgctcagaaactggactagagtctcctggagagctggtgcagcaacaggtatctcaggtgACTGCCCTCCTGCTAGAGCTACTAGGGGCTCCTCTGTAGTAGcttgtgcgggtgctctggctgcaccgcgtgaACGTTGAATCGTCACTTAGTATTGCtagttttcaagactttgaaTAGTTTTTGGGGTTTTCCTTCCACTTGGCACTCAAATGAAATTTCTTACCCCTATACTGTgggcaatttttatttttttttaaaaaaacttttttaCGTTCTCACGAGAATAGTAGCGTACATAAATTTTTTAGAATACCAAATATTAATACATATCACCAATTCTCCAATAAGCATCCACGTTTATGTTGGATTGGCCAAGCATTGCATTACGTATCGCCAACTCTCTAATAGGCGCCGAAATAGTCCACGTTGATGCCCAAGCATTATAGGACATATATGTACCCATATCCAATCCTTTGACGTGCCCAAGCAACATCAACATAGTACATTTTGCTAATTGCGAATACATTTCTCAAAGAAAACACTCAAATTTTGACTTAATTAACCATTGCACAGACAAAGAAGAAAAACTTCACCATACATAACTTTTCATTTTTCCAAAGCTACAACTCTTAATATTAAAAATAGGAATTTTTTTCgtttttatacaatatttaaaacttatttatcaaaattatcctaattttatatattacccgttctaaacaaggattacttacaaattatatataatatattattagtgctttaaattagaaaatttagttacattttttttctattttctctccACTCCTCTCTCACTATTTTCTGCCTTCTCTCTCCATTTACAATCATATTTTTTTGCTAAAGTGATGGTAAGTCCCTCGTTCAATATCTTAACTTCACGTTTTCTTTTTTGGGATTGTTTATGCTAAAGTGCTGGTAAGTCCATCGTTCAATCGTTCAATATCCCTCGTTCCCTGTTATATGCTTTTTTATGGCagtccttttcttttattttccaatTTATAAATATTGCCGTTTtcccttttttccatttttttatgtTGGTTGGTTTTTATTGTGTTTGATTTGACCTTTTTTAAACTAAGTaaaacaaatctttttttttttgtttcttataTATGTTCAGATAATCACAAAAGATTCAATTCTTTTAAGAATGGGAAGGACCCAACAATAGCCATGTACCCAACTTGAATTACAGTGGTGAATATCGCAAACATGACATATATAACAATGATCTCGAGATTAGTTGGAGTTGAAGTGTAAGCAGAACAGAGAGATGATAAATTTGTATGGTACaacaacatacaaattaaaaaataaatttcgtaaaaAATTGATACATCTACAACACCATAtaaactaaaaatagattttatacaactaattatataatatacaacttatttataactcaTCTACAACTTTCTTACATTATTTTTacctagttaaatacaactataacatcatacaacttaaatacattttcatacaaattttatacaatatgtcttttgtatgtattttgtatatgatttgtatatattttgtaagtgGCGTGTTCTTCCTCTTTGAAATTCTAAACAAAACTTCCTctcttaaaataattttgatacatatcaacaactttatgtaaaaagatagtatttataacttaaatacaaattttatataacgAAGAacacattatacaactattttttaactttattcttcttcaagtttcaatctgaaatttaacaaaaatcaattttaatctttaccaaacaacctcaaaattgagatataaactccaaagaatattcccaattgtttgcaacaatacccaatccaaacaaacaataatttttgaaaacccaaattcgaattcaaagctttgaaactttttaatggctgttAATGGTGGAAAATCGAACacttcaaaatttattgactGAAAATTTTAAttcgaacaccaattgtgcaacatgaaagaaaattactaagttaaaactctatattaaaacaattgaaattcattgataaaaaaagaaaggataaAAAGCAGAGAAAAatgaaggaagaaaaattggggaaagaacAGAGAAGGAGAGAAAGGGATAGAGACGAAGAGAGAGAGTAGAGATGAGGGATAACTGATTCCCTATTCAATTTCTAATATAAAGAGATACTCATTAATACTAATTTGTATacaattggtaaattatatatgcCCATGTAtttaagttaaaacttgattatggagggtaataaagtttcatatgtaATATAGGAAAGtaaaaatttcttaaaaataaaatactcatttCGTCTTAATTTATGTAGCaccttttatttaaaaaataataatttcttttgaaatttatagtataaaataaatcttaaataagtttaaataattatttttaaatataaaaagataATAAGTAGTATTCTTTTTGAAAACTAAAACTAAGGACccgtttggtcatagattttgccaaaataaacttgagttttatttggcaaacacatgtttggccatagattttgcctacattttggcCAAATGCCAAATGccaaatcccaaaacccaaaaccagctcaatagctgattttgggccaaaatatcactattatattttttaaaaattgccccaaacttttgtattttataaaagagcccaccatttattattttgtaacgatgATGCTTCGTCTTCTAGGTCATCttatagtgtatcatgtagtttattataaaaatgataattttgcatcaaatttatttatgttcaggattatgatttgcgataatataatgaatgttattgataatagtattgttgggtatttgtgatagtttttaaaacttgtgggtataagtcatgttttatatttttccaaaccaaacttcacccaaaacagaaatccaaacacattttcatcttcaaaccaaacttcatccaaattaaatttttcagaataaatttgaaaatttatggcGAAACGCTAGCTAAAAATGTAATATGTAAATAGGGACAAGAGAgtaaaaggagagaggaggtacAAATGGTTAGTGAGGAGCTTTTGTAGACTTGTAGATAGAGAATCATCACAAATGCTTTGAATTGGTCTTTGTGTCAACCAATAGTATAGAATCTTATCTTAATGGGCTCTCAGATTCTCAAAATCTCaccttttgcttcttcttcaattttcaacgcCACTCCACTCTTGAGATTCCAAGCCAAAACGGTATTCACCATTTCTAAGACCCAATTCAGAATCAGGTCAAATCCCCTCATTTCCTCATCTGGGTTTGTTCCTTCAATTAATAATAAGAGAGGTTTGAGAGGTGGGATTGTTGCTATGGCTGCTGCAACAGGAGGGTCCGTTCAGAAATCAGAGGAGGAGTGGCGTGCTATTCTCTCCCCTGAGCAGTTCCGTATTCTCAGACAGAAAGGCACTGAGTATGTTGTTTTGATTTCTCTCCCCTTTTCCCACTTCATCTGTGTAATTGCAACAGTTTGACTTCATACTATATGCACTCTAATGTGGAAAATTTCTTTTCTGTTATCCCAGAAATCCCACGGTTTTGAAACTTGGTGGATAATGGGCCCATCCCTATACCTTCCTTACTTAAATACCAAACCGATACCAGGCTTTCGTGTTCCAACTTGTGATGTGCCCTTGATTTTCTTATTAGTATAACTTCGCTTTCATTTTATTGTCATTATAAGCTATAAAACAAATTcttgtttagtttctttactTAAATTTATTGGTTGATGGCAAAATTAGCAGCTATTGTTGTTAGTCCATGCTTATTGCCTATGACTAGATGTGTAATGTTCAACATATTTAGGTCTAGGTTTACTCTCTGTATGTGGTGGGTTATGGACGGTCATTTTAGGCGATTGTTACCAAATTCATGGCCTAATTGGCATGCTGAGTTTTTTTTCCCTTTGTCGTTGATTCAAGTTTTCTTGTGCTGCTGTTCTTATTATAAGAAATGCTTGTTATTTCAATTTACTTTTTAGCTTATAAACTGATGCCAGTAACCCGTTTTAGGTGTTTATATGTTCAAAAACTGTTGTAGAGTTTCAAGTTGCTAGAGACATTGATGAGATTCTGCAGTTTTGTGACACCACTCAGTATAATATATGATTTCCACTGAACAATATGAAACTCAGTTCTAATATTTGTTCAAGATCAGTGAGAAAGTGTGTAACTTGACCAAATTTAATGAAGGGTAGATGCAGGTTTATGGAGTTACTTTCTGAATTCACCCAATCTCTTGTTGGAATGGCAAGAAATCTTGAAAATGTTGGATTTTTAATGAGATTTACCGAAAGGAATTGCTTTTTGATCTTGATAAGAAAACTGAATTTCTTTTGAAATGAATATTTGTCATGAGAATTATTTTTATTCAAAGAAAACTAGATTTATTCTGCTTATATTTGGGGTCACATAATCACATTGCAAAGGGTTCTTCATACGTTTTTTGCTTTCCTTGGTTATTTGTTCTGTCCCTatctcttttctctttcctttAATGTTTGGAGAgaagggggtgggggtggggggaagAGGTGCGGTGTATGTTGGAGTTTAATGGTGCTTACTAGACTGCTTAGCTCTGTTCAAGATTTATGCACCACTTTGGCATGAGGGTTAACACAATTTTGTGATTCTTGACGTTTAACTGTTTCATATGTTACCTTTGAAGTGGACACCATTACATATATTCTGGAGATTGCCAATGTCTGACAACCAGCGCTCAGCCACATTCTATGTACAAGGACATAGCTCCTAGTTGTAGAAGGCTTATTATTTAAGTTTATCACTTTTGGGTGTGCATATTATATGCTAATTTGCAGAATCTCATCTTCCTAGTTGGATTTGATGCAAGATAAGAGCTTCTTCAAGGAGAGTTGCTTGAATTTGTTCTTGTCGTGTATCTCACCATGTCGGTTTATAAAATTCGTCACCAAGCTTGTgattgaaggggagccttggagcaatggtaaagttgtctccgtgtgacgtataggtcacgggttcgagctgtaAAATCacccactaatgcttgcattagggtaggctgtctacatcacaccttGGGATGCGGCCCTTCCACGGACCCTGCATGAACGCGGGATGccttgtgcaccgggctgccctacTTTAGGCTCAAATATTCAAGGAGGAAAAATAGCGTAGTTGAATGACCGTGATgcttattaattgattaaaatcAACTATTTACCATATTGGATTACTTCACAGGTATCCTGGTACTGGGGAGTATGACAAGTTTTATGGTGAAGGAATCTACCAATGTGCAGGATGCAGTACTCCCCTCTACAAGTCCACAACAAAATTCAACTCAGGTTGTGGTTGGCCAGCTTTCTTTGAGGGTCTTCCTGGAGCTATTAATCGCACTGTGAGCATCTTTCTTTTCCTCCAGGCCACATAAATATGGTTTTGTCATTTTCTTAAATCTTTAGATCATAATGCTCATTAACTGGGAGAGACATTGTTTTTGTGGAAGGGTCATCACTCCCCCTAACTTCTGGGATAGAAATAGAATATAGAATTCCTCAATGAGGTTTTTTTAATATGAATGCCCTCCCTGCCTTTGGGACCAGAAGTAGGGTCTACTCTTTAGATTTTGGGAGGTCTACGTCCCTATGTTGGCACCTTCTTTTGACTTCCTTTTGCTATGttccatatttctttttcttcctttcctttccaaAGGATGCTGGAGTAAATTGTTTGTCATTCTTGAAGCTATTTGGTGGATTAGTTAATATTTTGAATTTGAGAATGAAAACACCAACCCCTCTAAATGGTGACAACGTAAGGGCTCTATGAAATCTTAATTCTAGTTTGAACCTTTTGCATTTATATTTGCTTCACTCTTTTCTAGTTTGAACCTTTTGCatttatatttgttttaattgCTCTCCCCCCACCCCTCACGACCACAAACCCCTAAAAGAACTGC from Nicotiana tabacum cultivar K326 chromosome 24, ASM71507v2, whole genome shotgun sequence includes:
- the LOC107774813 gene encoding peptide methionine sulfoxide reductase B5, with product MGSQILKISPFASSSIFNATPLLRFQAKTVFTISKTQFRIRSNPLISSSGFVPSINNKRGLRGGIVAMAAATGGSVQKSEEEWRAILSPEQFRILRQKGTEYPGTGEYDKFYGEGIYQCAGCSTPLYKSTTKFNSGCGWPAFFEGLPGAINRTADPDGRRIEITCAACGGHLGHVFKGEGFPTPTDERHCVNSISLKFAPANS